One Streptomyces sp. CNQ-509 DNA window includes the following coding sequences:
- a CDS encoding methionyl-tRNA formyltransferase, with protein sequence MISFGAREFATLHEVCVEGGHTPVVYAYSRSMRPRSATDPAAADTAGRIAAALPAGIDLLLPGSSEGLGTALGGYGLDLLVCFGFSWRLPPAVLSVPRYGVVNVHCSMLPEYRGPAPVLWAIRNGDPKLGVTAHRMNEEFDAGPVLAQERTVPIPDDATPEALWPRLAESLRRVLAVALERAADPSAGEPQSDRGATYAGLMEEEFSVIDTARTAHEVHNQVRTHRYIGPGRGPVAIVGGQRMKVLRTSLTHADGPRLDCADGPLWIAESAPAE encoded by the coding sequence TTGATCTCATTCGGTGCCCGGGAGTTCGCCACCCTGCACGAGGTCTGCGTGGAAGGCGGCCACACCCCCGTCGTCTACGCCTACTCCCGTTCCATGCGCCCCAGATCGGCGACCGATCCAGCCGCCGCCGATACCGCGGGGCGCATCGCAGCCGCGCTGCCCGCGGGAATCGACCTGCTCTTACCCGGAAGCTCCGAAGGGCTCGGGACAGCCCTCGGCGGATACGGTCTCGATCTCCTGGTCTGCTTCGGCTTCTCCTGGCGGCTGCCCCCGGCGGTTCTCTCGGTCCCCCGCTACGGCGTCGTCAACGTCCACTGCTCGATGCTGCCCGAGTACCGCGGGCCTGCCCCCGTGCTGTGGGCGATCCGGAACGGCGATCCGAAGCTCGGTGTCACGGCCCACCGCATGAACGAGGAGTTCGACGCCGGCCCCGTCCTCGCCCAGGAGCGCACGGTCCCCATCCCGGACGACGCGACGCCCGAAGCGCTGTGGCCCCGGCTCGCGGAGTCGCTCCGACGGGTGCTCGCCGTCGCACTGGAGCGTGCGGCGGACCCGTCCGCCGGTGAGCCGCAGTCAGATCGTGGCGCGACTTACGCGGGGCTCATGGAGGAGGAGTTCTCCGTCATCGACACCGCGCGCACTGCTCACGAAGTGCACAACCAGGTACGGACGCACCGGTACATCGGCCCGGGCCGGGGCCCGGTCGCGATCGTCGGAGGGCAGCGCATGAAGGTGTTACGGACCAGCCTCACGCACGCCGACGGACCCCGCCTGGACTGTGCGGACGGGCCCCTGTGGATCGCCGAGTCCGCACCTGCGGAGTAG